A part of Aquaspirillum sp. LM1 genomic DNA contains:
- a CDS encoding efflux RND transporter periplasmic adaptor subunit produces the protein MMLTRFLPLCVLVLAACQPSATPDAKKSGPPAVSITTAPVQLRPMEQRIGSLASIEAVNSPQVLAEVAGRVAAVSADVGMQVRPGQLLLTLDPAELRNSQLALEAEVARLGALAGQQRRNVARYRDLLAQGFISDAKMDELVAQSSAIDQQWAAAQAQAANSRRMVDKAQVRAPVAGAIDTRLVNIGEYVAVGKPLFTLASGGALRARFALSGREAASVKPGLTVRLEAEGEQLATRISETRPAIDARNGMIEALAPLPASGPWRAGLAVHADVVLAERQALAAPQMAVVERPAGSTVYVLAGEQVQARVVHTGIRQDGWVELLDGVKAGELLAVDGAGFLSDKARVKVKKPAKGKDAAKPAGASQ, from the coding sequence ATGATGCTGACCCGCTTTCTGCCCCTGTGTGTGCTGGTTCTGGCTGCCTGCCAGCCCTCTGCGACGCCCGACGCCAAAAAATCCGGCCCGCCGGCGGTGAGCATCACCACCGCCCCGGTGCAACTGCGCCCGATGGAGCAGCGCATTGGCAGCCTGGCCAGTATTGAGGCGGTGAACAGCCCGCAAGTACTGGCCGAGGTGGCCGGGCGGGTGGCGGCGGTGAGCGCCGATGTGGGCATGCAGGTCAGGCCCGGTCAGTTGCTGCTGACGCTGGATCCCGCCGAACTGCGCAATAGCCAGCTGGCGCTGGAGGCCGAGGTGGCCCGTTTGGGCGCGCTGGCCGGCCAGCAACGGCGTAATGTGGCGCGCTACCGCGATCTGCTGGCCCAGGGGTTTATTTCGGACGCCAAGATGGATGAACTGGTGGCGCAGTCGAGCGCCATCGACCAGCAATGGGCGGCAGCCCAGGCGCAGGCGGCCAATAGCCGCCGGATGGTGGATAAAGCCCAGGTGCGTGCGCCGGTGGCGGGAGCGATTGATACCCGGCTGGTGAATATTGGCGAGTATGTGGCGGTGGGCAAGCCCTTGTTTACCCTGGCCAGCGGCGGGGCCTTGCGTGCGCGCTTTGCCTTGTCCGGGCGTGAGGCGGCCAGCGTGAAGCCGGGGCTGACCGTGCGGCTGGAAGCCGAAGGCGAGCAACTGGCCACCCGCATCAGCGAAACCCGCCCGGCCATCGACGCGCGCAACGGCATGATCGAGGCGTTGGCCCCGCTGCCGGCCAGCGGCCCGTGGCGGGCCGGGCTGGCGGTACACGCCGATGTGGTGCTGGCTGAACGCCAGGCGCTGGCCGCGCCGCAGATGGCGGTGGTGGAGCGTCCGGCGGGCAGCACGGTGTATGTACTGGCCGGTGAGCAGGTGCAGGCCCGCGTGGTGCACACTGGTATTCGTCAGGATGGCTGGGTGGAGCTGCTGGACGGGGTGAAGGCGGGTGAGCTGCTGGCGGTGGATGGTGCCGGTTTTCTCAGTGACAAGGCCAGGGTGAAGGTGAAAAAACCGGCCAAGGGCAAGGATGCCGCCAAGCCGGCAGGGGCCAGCCAATGA
- a CDS encoding DUF1566 domain-containing protein yields the protein MSTYAIVDTGQTSYYGSTTTITTPSSTAAFYGQDASYQGLQPSYTDNNNGTVTDRNTGLTWMKSVTSQEMTWEQAVAYADSAVIGGYDDWRLPSIKELYSLIQFTGNTAQTASASTPYINTQYFTFAYGDTSSGERMIDAQEWSSTRYVSTTMNGDPTAFGVNFADGRIKGYPISIGGSTQTMDVRLVRGNTDYGKNAYVNNGDGTITDTATGLMWLQNDSGKAMTWQQALAYAEASTVDGYSDWRLPNAKELQSIVDYTRSPDTTGTAAIDPLFQTTNIGSTSAPEYGFYWTGTSHVEGGTGDYAVYVAFGRALGWMQQKDGSYTLMDVHGAGAQRSDPKTGSASDYPHGFGPQGDVIRVENMVRLVRDVGSSGSSTGSGSTTDSAANQVFAGTSGNDTFTGGTGNDTLDGAAGVDTAVFSLAYSNYTISKTSSGYTVKANAGTDGTDTLSNIERLQFADGNVALDSSGTSGQAYRVYRAAFAREPDSAGVGYWMTKMDQGMSLQEVASGFIASAEFRTLYGSNPGNASFVTKLYANVLGRAPDQGGYDWWLQQMDGNGMSQASVLSGFSESAENQAAVAQLIGNGFSYTEWLG from the coding sequence ATGAGCACTTACGCAATTGTCGATACCGGGCAAACCAGCTACTACGGCAGCACGACCACCATCACTACCCCCAGCAGCACGGCGGCGTTTTACGGCCAGGATGCCAGCTACCAAGGTTTGCAGCCGTCGTATACCGACAACAACAATGGCACGGTCACCGACCGCAACACCGGCCTGACCTGGATGAAAAGCGTCACCAGCCAGGAGATGACCTGGGAGCAGGCGGTGGCCTACGCCGACAGTGCGGTGATTGGCGGCTACGACGACTGGCGGCTGCCGTCGATCAAGGAACTGTATTCGCTGATCCAGTTCACCGGCAACACCGCACAAACCGCCAGCGCATCCACGCCGTATATCAATACCCAGTACTTCACCTTTGCCTACGGCGACACCAGTAGCGGCGAACGGATGATCGACGCCCAGGAATGGTCGTCCACCCGCTATGTCAGCACCACCATGAACGGTGATCCCACCGCATTCGGGGTGAACTTTGCCGATGGCCGGATCAAGGGTTATCCCATTTCGATTGGCGGCAGCACGCAAACCATGGATGTGCGTCTGGTGCGCGGCAATACCGATTACGGCAAGAATGCTTATGTCAATAATGGCGACGGCACGATTACCGACACCGCCACCGGGCTGATGTGGCTGCAAAACGACAGTGGCAAGGCCATGACCTGGCAGCAGGCGCTGGCGTATGCCGAGGCCAGCACGGTGGATGGCTACAGCGACTGGCGGCTGCCCAATGCCAAAGAGCTGCAAAGCATTGTCGATTACACCCGCTCGCCAGACACCACCGGCACGGCAGCCATCGACCCGCTGTTCCAGACTACCAATATTGGCAGCACCAGCGCGCCGGAATATGGCTTTTACTGGACTGGCACCAGCCATGTGGAAGGCGGCACCGGTGACTACGCGGTATACGTGGCCTTTGGCCGCGCGCTGGGCTGGATGCAGCAAAAAGATGGCAGCTATACCTTGATGGATGTTCACGGTGCCGGTGCGCAGCGCAGTGATCCCAAAACCGGCAGTGCCAGTGATTACCCGCACGGTTTTGGCCCGCAGGGCGATGTGATCCGCGTGGAAAATATGGTGCGGCTGGTGCGTGATGTGGGCAGCAGCGGAAGCAGTACAGGTTCTGGCAGCACCACAGACAGCGCCGCCAATCAGGTGTTTGCCGGCACCAGCGGCAACGACACGTTTACCGGCGGTACTGGCAACGACACCCTTGACGGTGCTGCCGGCGTCGATACAGCGGTATTCAGCCTGGCCTACAGCAATTACACCATCAGCAAAACCAGCAGCGGTTATACCGTCAAGGCCAATGCCGGCACGGATGGCACCGACACGCTGAGCAATATCGAGCGCCTGCAGTTTGCCGATGGCAATGTGGCGCTGGACAGCAGCGGCACCAGCGGCCAGGCCTATCGGGTGTACCGCGCCGCCTTTGCCCGCGAGCCGGATTCCGCCGGGGTGGGCTACTGGATGACCAAAATGGACCAGGGCATGAGCTTGCAGGAGGTGGCCTCCGGCTTTATTGCTTCGGCAGAGTTTCGCACCCTGTATGGCAGCAATCCGGGCAACGCCAGCTTTGTGACCAAGCTGTACGCCAATGTGCTGGGCCGGGCGCCGGATCAGGGTGGCTACGACTGGTGGCTACAGCAGATGGACGGCAACGGGATGAGCCAGGCCAGCGTACTGAGCGGGTTTTCTGAATCGGCAGAAAACCAGGCGGCGGTGGCGCAGCTGATTGGCAATGGCTTTAGCTATACCGAATGGCTGGGTTAA
- a CDS encoding glycosyltransferase family 9 protein: protein MGVHLREHALKLAMRLAKRLDRRQPDPGELGSTAIRQILVISCTAIGDTLMSTPAIRSLRLAYPQARLTLLVHPAYRELFARLPGVDQLMGYRGNWKGFARLAWTLRQLHPDLAVILHGNEPQATPLAYLSGARWVFKLPNAGNPFRFLLSNREPQLRWEDFRHGIEQRLATAALAGGAATGWEMDMPVGCDARQQVRDWLAERGIANHQRVVGLQAGASTISRRWPASRLAELARRLLAADPELAIVLTGSPAEFGLNQCIAAEIASPRAVVSAGALPLPLWPALLARMQLLVTPDTGALHLAVAVNTPVVALFAVSDWQRSGPATALERHTVIQKWRTCTPCLSKRCPYPEPPCMDLISVDEVEAACRQRLEQPA from the coding sequence ATGGGCGTTCACCTGCGCGAACACGCGCTCAAGCTGGCCATGCGCCTGGCCAAGCGGCTGGACCGCCGCCAGCCCGACCCCGGCGAACTGGGCAGCACCGCCATCCGCCAGATTCTGGTGATATCCTGCACGGCCATTGGCGACACGCTGATGTCCACCCCGGCCATTCGCAGCCTGCGCCTGGCCTACCCGCAGGCACGGCTGACCCTGCTGGTCCACCCGGCCTACCGCGAGCTGTTTGCCCGGCTGCCCGGCGTGGACCAGCTGATGGGCTATCGCGGCAACTGGAAAGGCTTTGCCCGCCTGGCCTGGACCTTGCGCCAGCTGCATCCCGATCTGGCGGTGATTTTGCACGGCAACGAGCCGCAGGCCACGCCACTGGCGTATCTGTCTGGCGCACGCTGGGTATTCAAGCTGCCCAACGCCGGCAATCCATTCCGCTTTCTGCTCAGCAACCGCGAGCCGCAGCTGCGCTGGGAAGACTTCCGTCACGGCATCGAACAACGGCTGGCCACTGCCGCGCTGGCCGGCGGTGCGGCCACCGGCTGGGAGATGGACATGCCGGTGGGCTGCGATGCCCGCCAGCAGGTGCGCGACTGGCTGGCCGAGCGCGGCATTGCCAACCATCAGCGCGTGGTGGGCCTGCAGGCTGGCGCGTCCACCATCAGCCGGCGCTGGCCGGCCAGCCGGCTGGCCGAACTGGCCCGCCGGCTGCTGGCCGCCGACCCGGAACTGGCCATTGTGCTGACCGGCTCGCCCGCCGAATTTGGCCTGAACCAGTGCATTGCCGCCGAGATTGCCAGCCCGCGTGCCGTGGTCAGCGCCGGCGCACTGCCCCTGCCGCTGTGGCCGGCGCTGCTGGCACGCATGCAGCTGCTGGTCACCCCAGACACCGGTGCCCTGCATCTGGCCGTGGCGGTCAACACCCCGGTGGTGGCGCTGTTTGCCGTGTCCGACTGGCAGCGCAGCGGCCCGGCCACGGCACTGGAGCGCCACACGGTGATCCAGAAATGGCGCACCTGCACGCCCTGCCTGTCCAAGCGCTGCCCCTACCCGGAACCACCGTGCATGGATTTGATCAGCGTGGACGAAGTAGAAGCGGCCTGCCGGCAACGGCTGGAGCAGCCGGCATGA
- a CDS encoding glycosyltransferase family 4 protein codes for MAELVVLHTESSKGWGGQEHRTFKEARGMARHGVRVLFACQPGSRLAERAEAEGFAVTRVRMRSSVDFAAVSALVKLIQRERVDVVNTHSGRDSLLAGLAGRLAWRQPLVVRTRHLALPITSRFTYSVLPHHVVAVSEYVRQYLMSEGVAAERVSTIYTGIEPDALALDGPSSLRGELGLGPEVPLVGTVAILRQKKGHHLIVDAVPHILQAVPDAHFVFAGDGPQTDNLKAQIAALGLSGRVHLLGLRRDVANVLAGLDLFVLPTREEALGTAYIEAMAMGLPIVGTQVGGVPEVVGDGDNGLLVPVDDSPALAEAIIRLLSDPATRAAMAARSRDRVVSHFLTDTMCEHMVLLYRRLLAGRSR; via the coding sequence ATGGCTGAGCTGGTGGTGCTGCACACGGAATCGTCCAAGGGCTGGGGCGGGCAGGAGCATCGCACCTTCAAGGAAGCGCGCGGCATGGCCCGCCATGGCGTGCGGGTGCTGTTTGCCTGCCAGCCGGGCAGCCGGCTGGCCGAGCGCGCCGAAGCCGAAGGCTTTGCCGTCACCCGCGTGCGCATGCGCAGCAGCGTGGACTTTGCCGCAGTCAGCGCGCTGGTCAAGCTGATTCAGCGCGAGCGGGTGGACGTGGTCAACACCCACAGTGGCCGCGACAGCTTGCTGGCCGGGCTGGCTGGCCGGCTGGCCTGGCGCCAGCCGCTGGTGGTGCGCACCCGCCACCTGGCCTTGCCGATCACCTCGCGCTTTACCTATTCGGTACTGCCGCACCATGTGGTGGCGGTCAGCGAATATGTGCGCCAGTATCTGATGAGCGAAGGCGTGGCCGCCGAGCGGGTGAGCACCATTTATACCGGCATCGAACCCGACGCGCTGGCGCTGGATGGCCCGTCGTCGCTGCGCGGCGAACTGGGCCTGGGGCCGGAAGTGCCGCTGGTAGGCACGGTGGCCATCCTGCGCCAGAAAAAAGGCCACCATCTGATTGTGGACGCCGTGCCGCACATTTTGCAGGCGGTGCCGGACGCGCACTTTGTGTTTGCCGGCGACGGCCCGCAAACCGATAACCTCAAAGCGCAAATTGCCGCACTGGGCCTGAGCGGGCGGGTGCATTTGCTCGGCCTGCGCCGCGACGTGGCCAATGTGCTGGCCGGGCTGGACCTGTTTGTGCTGCCCACCCGCGAAGAAGCGCTGGGCACCGCCTATATCGAAGCGATGGCGATGGGGCTGCCGATTGTCGGCACCCAGGTGGGCGGGGTGCCCGAGGTGGTGGGCGACGGCGACAATGGCCTGCTGGTGCCGGTGGACGACAGCCCGGCGCTGGCGGAAGCCATCATCCGCCTGTTGTCCGACCCGGCCACCCGCGCCGCCATGGCCGCACGCAGCCGCGACCGGGTGGTCAGCCATTTCCTTACCGACACCATGTGCGAGCACATGGTGCTGCTGTATCGCCGCCTGCTGGCGGGACGGAGCCGCTAA
- the msbA gene encoding lipid A export permease/ATP-binding protein MsbA, whose protein sequence is MSDPHAIDSFGLYKRLFGYLKQYWKLFALSLLALAVAAATEPAFARLMKPLVDGGFVERDGASMIWTPLAIVGLFLLRGVTSFINDYSTTWLAGHLVMRLREEMFEKLLRLPVSYYDDNASGRVLSRIAYDVNQVTEAGFNIITVTVKDGITILGLLTLLFYTDWQLTLICLTMIPVVGVSIRFVGRRLRALSRQNQATMGQMTQVLGESIDCQRVVKVYGGEKYEAQRFMRSANQLRLNGVKQAATTSSNTGITQLIVSVALAVIIYFASVRASHNQFTAGDFMSFLTAMIMLFAPVKRITSINQSLQKGLAAAESVFGFLDEAAEHDPGQRELGRAQGKIEFRQLQFRYPNAERDALAELNLQIRPGETVALVGSSGSGKTTLVNLLPRFYDPSAGQILLDDVPLTELRLANLRSQIAMVSQDVTLFNDSVAANIAYGRLEQVSREQIVEAARAANALDFIEAMPQGLDTLIGENGVRLSGGQRQRLAIARALLKNAPVLILDEATSALDTQSERLVQAALERLMENRTTIVIAHRLSTIENADRIVVMNQGQIAEMGSHADLLACNGLYANLHRLQFKEPQHG, encoded by the coding sequence ATGTCCGACCCGCACGCCATCGACAGTTTCGGCTTGTACAAGCGCCTGTTTGGCTACCTGAAGCAGTACTGGAAACTCTTTGCCCTCTCGCTGCTGGCGCTGGCGGTGGCAGCCGCCACCGAGCCGGCGTTTGCCCGGCTGATGAAGCCGCTGGTGGATGGCGGGTTTGTCGAGCGCGACGGGGCCAGCATGATCTGGACCCCGCTGGCCATTGTTGGGCTGTTCCTGCTGCGCGGGGTGACCAGCTTCATCAACGACTACTCCACCACCTGGCTGGCCGGGCATCTGGTGATGCGGCTGCGCGAGGAGATGTTTGAAAAACTGCTGCGCCTGCCGGTGAGCTACTACGACGACAACGCCTCCGGGCGGGTGCTGTCGCGGATTGCCTACGATGTGAACCAGGTGACGGAAGCCGGCTTCAATATCATTACTGTCACGGTCAAAGACGGCATCACCATTCTGGGCCTGCTCACCCTGCTGTTTTACACCGACTGGCAGCTGACGCTGATCTGCCTGACCATGATTCCGGTGGTGGGGGTGAGCATCCGCTTTGTGGGCCGCCGCCTGCGCGCGCTGTCGCGGCAAAACCAGGCCACCATGGGGCAGATGACCCAGGTGCTGGGCGAGTCGATCGACTGTCAGCGGGTGGTCAAGGTGTATGGCGGCGAAAAGTATGAGGCGCAACGCTTTATGCGCTCGGCCAACCAGCTGCGCCTGAACGGGGTCAAGCAGGCAGCCACCACCTCGTCAAATACCGGCATCACCCAGCTGATTGTGTCGGTGGCGCTGGCGGTAATCATCTACTTTGCCAGCGTGCGCGCCAGCCATAACCAGTTTACCGCTGGCGATTTCATGTCGTTTCTGACCGCGATGATCATGCTGTTTGCCCCGGTCAAGCGCATTACCAGCATCAACCAGTCGCTGCAAAAAGGCCTGGCCGCTGCCGAAAGCGTGTTTGGCTTTCTGGATGAAGCCGCCGAGCACGACCCAGGCCAGCGCGAGCTGGGCCGGGCGCAGGGCAAGATTGAATTCCGCCAGCTGCAGTTTCGCTACCCCAACGCCGAGCGCGACGCGCTGGCCGAGCTGAACCTGCAGATTCGCCCCGGCGAAACCGTGGCGCTGGTGGGCAGTTCCGGCAGTGGCAAAACCACGCTGGTCAACCTGCTGCCACGCTTTTACGACCCAAGCGCCGGGCAGATTCTGCTGGATGATGTGCCGCTGACCGAGCTGCGCCTGGCCAATCTGCGCAGCCAGATTGCCATGGTCAGCCAGGATGTGACGCTGTTCAACGACAGCGTGGCGGCCAATATTGCCTATGGCCGACTGGAGCAGGTGAGCCGCGAACAAATCGTCGAAGCCGCACGCGCAGCCAATGCACTGGACTTTATCGAAGCCATGCCACAGGGGCTGGATACGCTGATTGGCGAAAATGGCGTGCGTCTGTCTGGCGGCCAGCGCCAGCGGCTGGCGATTGCCCGCGCACTGCTGAAAAACGCCCCGGTGCTGATTCTGGACGAAGCCACCAGCGCGCTGGACACTCAGTCGGAACGGCTGGTGCAGGCGGCGCTGGAGCGGCTGATGGAAAACCGCACCACCATTGTGATTGCACACCGCCTGTCCACCATCGAAAATGCAGACCGGATTGTGGTGATGAACCAGGGCCAGATTGCCGAAATGGGCAGCCACGCCGACTTGCTGGCGTGCAACGGCCTGTACGCCAATCTGCATCGTTTGCAATTCAAGGAACCGCAACATGGCTGA
- a CDS encoding DMT family transporter, whose product MRFTYIKLFFSALFWGASAIAGKWLFTVLRPAQVTFLRFALAALALGGVVTLARRQAGPVSLGEHARLAVLGAVGVSLCYYFYFEGLYYSSAFNAGLIEATIPLVTLALSVLMKEERLDTAQTTGFTLAYIGVLIIVTRLDLAVIRAFDYNRGDVLLLLGTLCFGLYNVLLRKFRFSFTSQNTKLFYIFLYGSLPLLAWVWLDAQNAPLNWALDAHGWLALAVLALGASVLAYVFFNQGIEQIGASRASSFINLVPVITASLAFALLGERPDFSQLLGSAVILLGVSLSQYGWPKWLTTRVTSPAS is encoded by the coding sequence ATGCGATTTACTTATATCAAGCTATTTTTCTCCGCGCTATTCTGGGGTGCCTCGGCAATTGCAGGGAAATGGCTGTTTACCGTCCTGCGTCCGGCGCAAGTTACGTTTTTGCGCTTTGCACTGGCGGCACTGGCTTTGGGCGGCGTGGTGACATTGGCGCGGCGGCAGGCCGGCCCGGTTTCGCTGGGCGAACATGCCCGGCTGGCGGTGCTGGGTGCGGTTGGCGTGTCGCTGTGTTATTACTTTTATTTTGAAGGGTTGTATTACAGCTCGGCGTTTAATGCCGGCTTGATTGAGGCAACCATACCGCTGGTAACCTTGGCGTTGTCCGTATTGATGAAGGAAGAACGCCTGGATACTGCGCAAACAACCGGTTTTACGCTGGCTTATATCGGCGTGCTGATCATTGTGACCCGGCTGGATCTGGCGGTTATTCGCGCCTTCGACTACAACCGTGGCGACGTGCTCTTGCTGCTGGGCACGCTTTGCTTTGGCCTGTACAACGTGCTATTGCGCAAGTTCCGCTTTTCGTTCACCTCACAGAACACCAAGCTGTTTTACATTTTTCTGTATGGCAGTCTGCCGTTGTTGGCTTGGGTGTGGCTGGATGCGCAAAATGCGCCACTGAATTGGGCGCTGGATGCGCACGGCTGGCTGGCACTGGCCGTGCTGGCGCTGGGGGCTTCGGTGCTGGCGTATGTGTTTTTCAATCAGGGCATTGAACAGATTGGTGCATCGCGTGCGTCCAGCTTTATCAATCTGGTGCCGGTCATTACCGCCAGTCTGGCATTTGCCTTGCTGGGGGAGCGCCCGGATTTCAGCCAGCTGCTGGGGTCGGCGGTGATTCTGCTTGGTGTGTCGCTATCGCAATATGGCTGGCCAAAGTGGCTCACCACCCGTGTGACTTCGCCTGCTTCCTGA
- a CDS encoding polysaccharide deacetylase family protein → MYHHISPSPGLVTVSPDHFTAQMHWLKRHGYTTLTLDALAGFLAGEPVPDKSVVITFDDGYVDNWVHAHPVLEATGLHAVLFVITRWLTDGPVRHHAGQGAPLPPCLAHNASKTAIDAGQHDLVMMRWSEVHAARDAGTFEFHSHTHTHTRWDKVYPGDAENKMQALAHDLANSRRTLSERLGQASRHLCWPQGYFDDDYLHVAKSAGFDHLYTTRPGVIHPGDAQDCLARIVVKDKGLGWFAPRLWAYRQPGLANWYLSRKSS, encoded by the coding sequence ATGTACCACCATATCAGCCCCTCGCCGGGGCTGGTGACCGTGTCGCCCGACCATTTTACCGCCCAGATGCACTGGCTCAAGCGCCATGGCTACACCACGCTGACCCTGGACGCGCTGGCCGGTTTTCTGGCGGGCGAGCCGGTGCCAGACAAATCGGTGGTGATTACCTTTGACGACGGTTACGTTGACAACTGGGTACACGCCCACCCGGTACTGGAGGCCACTGGCCTGCATGCCGTGCTGTTTGTGATTACCCGCTGGCTGACCGACGGCCCGGTGCGCCATCATGCCGGCCAGGGCGCGCCGCTGCCGCCCTGTCTGGCCCACAATGCCAGCAAAACCGCCATCGACGCCGGCCAGCACGATCTGGTGATGATGCGCTGGAGCGAAGTACACGCCGCCCGCGACGCCGGCACCTTTGAGTTTCACAGCCACACCCACACCCACACCCGCTGGGACAAAGTTTACCCCGGCGATGCCGAAAACAAGATGCAGGCGCTGGCGCACGACCTGGCCAACAGCCGGCGCACCCTGAGCGAGCGGCTGGGCCAGGCCAGCCGGCATTTGTGCTGGCCGCAGGGGTATTTTGACGACGATTACCTGCATGTGGCCAAAAGCGCGGGCTTTGACCATCTGTACACCACCCGCCCCGGCGTGATCCATCCTGGTGATGCCCAGGACTGTCTGGCGCGGATTGTGGTGAAAGACAAGGGGCTGGGCTGGTTTGCCCCCCGGCTGTGGGCCTATCGGCAGCCTGGTCTGGCCAACTGGTATCTGAGCCGGAAGTCATCCTGA